From Acinonyx jubatus isolate Ajub_Pintada_27869175 chromosome F2, VMU_Ajub_asm_v1.0, whole genome shotgun sequence, the proteins below share one genomic window:
- the LOC113600519 gene encoding uncharacterized protein LOC113600519 — protein MPRPPSQTSKPDLHAKTTKPDLHARTAKPDHQARPPCQDSMPKPPNQTTKPDLHAKTSKPRPPSQTTKPDLHAKTSMPRPPSQTTKPDHQARPPCQDLQARPPSQTTKPDLHAKTSKPDHQARPPCQDLHAKTSKPDLHAKTSMPRPPSQTTKPDLHAKTTKPDHQARSPCQDLHAKTSKPRPPCQDLQARPPSQTSMPRPPCQDHQTRSPCQDLHPKTSKPDHQARPPCQDLHAKTSVPRPPSQTSKSDLQAKTSWLSGITPMPWCLF, from the coding sequence ATGCCAAGACCACCAAGCCAGACCTCCAAGCCAGACCTCCATGCCAAGACCACCAAGCCAGACCTTCATGCCAGGACCGCCAAACCAGACCACCAAGCCAGACCTCCATGCCAAGACTCCATGCCAAAACCACCAAATCAGACCACCAAGCCAGACCTCCATGCCAAGACCTCTAAGCCAAGACCTCCAAGCCAGACCACCAAGCCAGACCTCCATGCCAAGACCTCCATGCCAAGACCTCCAAGCCAGACCACCAAGCCAGACCACCAAGCCAGACCTCCATGCCAAGACCTCCAAGCCAGACCACCAAGCCAGACCACCAAGCCAGACCTCCATGCCAAGACCTCCAAGCCAGACCACCAAGCCAGACCTCCATGCCAAGACCTCCATGCCAAGACCTCCAAGCCAGACCTCCATGCCAAGACCTCCATGCCAAGACCTCCAAGCCAGACCACCAAGCCAGATCTCCATGCCAAGACCACCAAACCAGACCACCAAGCCAGATCTCCATGCCAAGACCTCCATGCCAAGACCTCCAAGCCAAGACCTCCATGCCAAGACCTCCAAGCCAGACCACCAAGCCAGACCTCCATGCCAAGACCTCCATGCCAAGACCACCAAACCAGATCTCCATGCCAAGACCTCCATCCCAAGACCTCCAAGCCAGACCACCAAGCCAGACCTCCATGCCAAGACCTCCATGCCAAGACCTCCGTGCCAAGACCTCCAAGCCAGACCTCCAAGTCAGATCTCCAGGCCAAGACCTCCTGGCTCTCAGGAATAACCCCTATGCCCTGGTGTTTGTTCTGA